One window of Methylococcus sp. EFPC2 genomic DNA carries:
- a CDS encoding GTPase domain-containing protein codes for MNRLDTLLAAVAPLQRRYREVLGKCHDESRARALSAQLGSLALAQAYLESLKAPPDRPLQIAAIGPTQAGKSTVVNLLLGEDQAVVSPLAGYTVHPQGFPLNLDDSDWGWLDDFFRTYRRCRPDQLPEASYDAYGLASSVHQPDSALPACVVWDTPDFDSVDAADYQAGVLRAAALADVLLVVVSKDKYADQTVWETVSLLAPLAQQTVFCLNKTPSEVGATLARSLAEKWQVVRQDPVPQVVALPYLDPENAATLREMELGTARLRTEVARAARAVKRTDPEKLALQLLRQHWEQWLAPVRAEQRAHEEWRSLIAEALNEALALYTRDYLDQPRHYETFQRAMAELLVLLEIPGLAGILLNARKLVTWPVRQLTRLGSSRKNETDKEADILLHVVEHLYIRLGDGALDRSTDTHALENWWRELGKLLRETRSRGVVQAEREIAAYRLAFRPEIESTARELYERLSRHPAILNSLRATRVTTDAAALAVALHTGGLGIHDFILAPAILSLTSLLAESALGRYLHKAEADLKKRQLERVRRLFELHVRDPLTQLPQRLTGAERFNLAPEAINQAEQLLK; via the coding sequence TTGAACCGACTAGACACCCTGCTCGCCGCCGTTGCCCCCCTGCAACGCCGCTACCGCGAAGTGCTCGGCAAATGCCACGACGAAAGCCGCGCCCGCGCCTTGTCGGCCCAGCTCGGCTCGCTCGCGCTGGCTCAGGCCTATCTGGAAAGTCTCAAGGCCCCGCCCGACCGTCCGCTGCAAATCGCCGCCATCGGCCCTACCCAGGCCGGCAAGAGCACGGTGGTCAATTTGCTGTTGGGCGAAGACCAGGCCGTGGTCAGCCCGCTCGCCGGCTATACCGTGCATCCCCAGGGCTTCCCGCTCAACCTGGACGACAGTGACTGGGGCTGGCTGGACGATTTTTTCAGAACGTATCGACGCTGTCGGCCGGACCAGTTGCCGGAAGCGAGTTACGATGCCTATGGCCTGGCCTCGAGCGTCCATCAACCGGACTCCGCATTGCCCGCCTGCGTCGTATGGGACACGCCGGATTTCGACTCGGTGGACGCCGCCGATTATCAGGCCGGCGTACTACGGGCCGCGGCCCTGGCCGACGTGTTGCTGGTGGTGGTCAGCAAGGACAAATATGCCGACCAGACCGTGTGGGAGACCGTATCCCTGCTCGCGCCTCTGGCACAACAAACGGTATTTTGTCTTAACAAGACACCCTCCGAAGTCGGCGCCACCCTCGCGCGCTCGCTCGCGGAGAAATGGCAGGTGGTCCGACAAGACCCGGTGCCGCAGGTGGTCGCCCTGCCCTACCTCGATCCCGAGAATGCCGCCACGCTGCGGGAAATGGAGCTGGGGACGGCGCGTCTGCGCACCGAAGTTGCCCGGGCGGCCCGCGCCGTGAAACGAACCGATCCGGAAAAACTGGCCTTGCAGTTGCTGCGCCAACATTGGGAGCAATGGCTGGCACCGGTGCGTGCGGAACAGCGGGCGCACGAAGAATGGCGATCACTGATAGCCGAAGCGCTGAACGAAGCCCTGGCCCTCTACACAAGGGACTATCTGGATCAACCCCGCCATTACGAAACCTTCCAACGGGCGATGGCGGAACTCCTGGTTCTGCTGGAAATCCCCGGTCTGGCCGGCATATTGTTGAACGCCCGAAAGTTGGTGACCTGGCCGGTCCGCCAACTGACCCGCCTCGGCTCCTCACGCAAGAACGAAACGGACAAGGAAGCCGACATCCTGCTCCATGTCGTCGAGCATCTGTATATCCGGCTGGGTGACGGCGCCTTGGACCGGAGCACCGATACACACGCCCTGGAAAACTGGTGGCGGGAACTGGGCAAGCTGTTGCGCGAAACGCGTTCCCGGGGCGTAGTACAGGCCGAACGGGAGATCGCCGCCTACCGCCTCGCCTTTCGTCCGGAAATCGAATCGACCGCGCGCGAACTCTATGAGCGTTTGAGCCGGCACCCGGCCATACTGAACAGCCTGCGCGCCACGCGCGTAACCACCGACGCCGCCGCCCTGGCCGTCGCTTTGCACACCGGCGGGCTGGGTATACACGACTTCATACTGGCCCCGGCCATACTGTCGCTCACCAGCCTGCTGGCCGAGAGTGCCCTGGGACGGTACCTGCACAAGGCCGAAGCCGACTTGAAAAAACGCCAACTGGAACGCGTGCGTCGATTATTCGAGCTTCATGTGCGCGACCCGCTGACCCAATTGCCGCAACGATTGACTGGCGCAGAGCGCTTCAATCTGGCCCCGGAAGCGATAAACCAGGCCGAGCAGTTGCTGAAATAG
- the dksA gene encoding RNA polymerase-binding protein DksA, whose protein sequence is MSSAKATEAQITPFSFPPYQPSEGEEYMSEGQLEHFRRILQSWKSELMQEVDRTVHHMQDEAANFPDPNDRATQESEFSLELRTRDRERKLIKKIEESLENLERGDYGYCETCGVEIGIRRLEARPTATQCIDCKTLDEIREKQIG, encoded by the coding sequence ATGTCCAGCGCCAAAGCAACTGAAGCTCAAATCACGCCTTTCAGCTTCCCCCCCTACCAGCCCAGCGAAGGCGAAGAGTACATGAGCGAAGGGCAGTTGGAGCACTTCCGCCGCATCCTGCAGAGCTGGAAATCGGAACTCATGCAGGAAGTGGATCGGACCGTGCATCACATGCAGGATGAAGCGGCCAACTTCCCCGACCCCAACGATCGTGCGACGCAGGAATCCGAATTCAGCCTGGAATTGCGGACCCGTGATCGCGAGCGCAAGCTGATCAAGAAAATCGAGGAATCGCTGGAGAACCTCGAAAGGGGCGACTACGGCTATTGCGAAACCTGCGGCGTGGAAATCGGCATTCGGCGTCTCGAAGCCAGACCGACGGCGACGCAATGCATCGACTGCAAAACGCTGGACGAGATCCGCGAAAAACAAATCGGCTGA
- a CDS encoding glycoside hydrolase family 57, whose translation MSPIHHALVLNLHQPPGNFDLLFANNDWEAKEILYAYDRIARSLWGYEDVGRVHLSVSGSLLEVLSDPGFQQRVYGIVDCGTLLWHWQNRNIIDILGTGYYHPVLPLIPAEDREEHLVRWRGIARHLFWREHFDGFWPPEMGFSMELIPLLAAQGYRYVIVDSEHVEPIDAISWQELRYRPHIARHGGAEIIVIVRDRELSDAQEAGMEYSWFEHEVKHRTHWCNFEPLVTTCTDGENGGWFRNVTKGSNFWTCFYRELMDNARDEGPIRPTFIHDYLDRHGAHGEVRVKQGAWNTGWHHGRDFLQWTGSQTQKDALARVREVSSAFHAVRDHAISAELHDPALWHALAEAQWRLLRAETSCNFYWGEDWVPRSHVDLDAARAALDQIAVGKPPASA comes from the coding sequence ATGTCGCCCATACATCACGCACTGGTTTTGAACCTGCACCAGCCTCCGGGCAATTTCGATCTGCTGTTTGCGAACAACGACTGGGAAGCCAAGGAAATACTCTACGCCTACGACCGCATCGCCCGTTCGCTGTGGGGTTACGAGGATGTCGGGCGGGTGCATCTGTCGGTGTCCGGCTCCTTGCTGGAGGTCTTGTCGGACCCCGGCTTTCAACAGCGGGTGTACGGGATCGTCGATTGCGGCACCCTGCTTTGGCACTGGCAGAATCGCAACATCATCGATATCCTCGGCACCGGCTATTACCACCCGGTATTGCCGCTGATACCGGCCGAGGATCGCGAGGAACACCTGGTTCGCTGGCGCGGCATCGCCCGCCATTTGTTCTGGCGTGAGCATTTCGACGGCTTCTGGCCGCCCGAGATGGGTTTTTCGATGGAGCTGATCCCACTCCTGGCGGCCCAGGGCTACCGCTACGTCATCGTCGACAGTGAACATGTGGAGCCGATCGATGCGATCAGTTGGCAGGAGTTGCGCTATCGCCCGCATATCGCCCGACACGGTGGAGCCGAAATAATCGTCATCGTGCGCGACCGGGAGCTGTCCGATGCGCAGGAGGCGGGCATGGAGTATTCCTGGTTCGAGCACGAGGTCAAGCACCGCACGCATTGGTGCAATTTCGAGCCGCTGGTGACCACCTGCACGGACGGCGAGAACGGCGGCTGGTTCCGCAATGTCACCAAAGGCAGCAATTTTTGGACCTGCTTCTATCGCGAGCTCATGGACAATGCCCGCGACGAAGGCCCCATCCGCCCCACCTTCATTCACGATTATCTGGACCGCCATGGTGCCCACGGCGAGGTTCGGGTCAAGCAGGGCGCATGGAACACCGGCTGGCATCATGGCCGCGATTTCCTGCAATGGACCGGGTCGCAAACCCAGAAAGACGCGCTGGCTCGTGTTCGGGAAGTCAGCTCGGCATTCCATGCAGTTCGCGATCACGCCATCAGCGCCGAACTGCACGACCCGGCGCTCTGGCACGCCTTGGCGGAGGCCCAGTGGCGGCTGCTGCGCGCTGAGACCAGTTGCAACTTTTATTGGGGCGAGGACTGGGTGCCGCGCAGTCACGTCGATCTGGACGCAGCGCGCGCCGCACTCGACCAGATTGCCGTCGGTAAACCTCCGGCGTCCGCTTGA
- a CDS encoding sodium:solute symporter family protein produces MNGILLGIFAYILVQLFIGIVLSKRIRDESDYLLAGRSLGLGFGSFTVFATWFGAETCVGAAGSVYKSGLSGGSADPFGYAACLLLMGLLFAGTLWRMRLTTLADLFRQRYSPGVEKLVVLMLAPTSVIWAAAQIRAFGQVISASSSFEVDLAITLAAGVVIVYTVYGGLLADVYTDFVQGIALIVGLGMLYYVIMDANGGLAATVNAIDPARLNIFGGDKPPLERLEAWAIPVTGSLFAQELVSRVLASRSSAVARGACLWGGGIYLAVGLLPVLIGLAGMRLMPGLDDPEQILPKLAQQHLSEFVYILFAGALISAILSTVDSALLAAAALTSHNLILPMAGQVSEVAKVRVARVAVVIYGLIAYLLALQSEGVHDLVEQASAFGGAGVFVVILFGLYTSHGAHHSAYAALLLGILGWLLADKAFGLSTPYLVSLVFAVLAYLFVGLLERWKPTWSSAPSAASARGVGGNETPD; encoded by the coding sequence ATGAACGGCATACTGCTCGGAATTTTCGCCTACATACTCGTGCAATTATTCATCGGGATCGTGCTTTCCAAGCGCATCCGCGACGAGAGCGACTACCTCCTGGCCGGACGCAGCCTGGGGCTGGGCTTCGGTTCCTTTACCGTTTTCGCCACCTGGTTCGGCGCGGAAACCTGCGTCGGCGCAGCCGGCTCCGTCTATAAATCCGGACTGTCGGGCGGCTCGGCGGACCCCTTCGGCTATGCCGCCTGCCTGCTGCTGATGGGCCTGCTGTTCGCGGGTACGCTGTGGCGCATGCGATTGACGACCCTGGCCGACCTGTTCCGCCAGCGTTATTCGCCGGGCGTGGAAAAGCTGGTCGTCCTCATGCTGGCGCCCACCTCGGTGATCTGGGCCGCTGCGCAGATCCGGGCGTTCGGCCAGGTCATCTCGGCGTCCTCGAGTTTCGAGGTGGACCTGGCGATCACCCTGGCCGCCGGCGTGGTGATCGTCTACACGGTCTATGGCGGCTTGCTGGCTGACGTGTATACCGACTTCGTGCAAGGCATCGCCCTGATCGTGGGCTTAGGGATGCTGTATTACGTCATCATGGACGCCAACGGCGGATTGGCCGCCACCGTGAACGCCATCGATCCCGCCCGGCTGAATATCTTCGGCGGCGACAAACCGCCGCTGGAACGGCTGGAAGCCTGGGCCATCCCTGTGACCGGCTCGCTGTTCGCCCAGGAGCTGGTATCCCGCGTGCTGGCCAGCCGCTCGTCCGCGGTAGCGCGCGGCGCCTGCCTCTGGGGCGGAGGCATCTATCTCGCGGTCGGCCTGCTGCCGGTACTGATCGGACTGGCCGGCATGCGGCTCATGCCGGGTTTGGACGACCCGGAACAGATACTGCCGAAACTCGCCCAACAGCATCTGTCCGAATTCGTCTACATCCTGTTCGCCGGCGCACTGATTTCCGCCATCTTGTCCACGGTCGACAGCGCCCTGCTGGCCGCGGCGGCGCTCACCTCGCACAACCTGATCCTGCCCATGGCCGGCCAGGTCAGCGAGGTCGCCAAGGTCCGCGTAGCCCGCGTCGCGGTGGTCATCTACGGTTTGATCGCCTATCTCCTGGCCTTGCAATCGGAGGGCGTCCACGACCTGGTCGAGCAGGCCTCGGCCTTCGGCGGCGCGGGCGTGTTCGTGGTCATCCTGTTCGGCCTGTACACCTCCCATGGCGCGCACCATAGCGCCTATGCCGCCCTGCTCCTGGGCATCCTGGGCTGGCTGCTGGCCGACAAGGCCTTCGGGCTGAGCACGCCTTACCTGGTCTCCCTGGTTTTCGCCGTGTTGGCCTATCTGTTCGTGGGCCTGCTGGAACGCTGGAAACCAACCTGGTCATCCGCCCCTAGTGCTGCCAGTGCGCGTGGAGTCGGCGGCAACGAAACCCCGGATTGA
- the gluQRS gene encoding tRNA glutamyl-Q(34) synthetase GluQRS, with amino-acid sequence MLDTADTGSTTSPPPYRGRFAPSPTGPLHLGSLYTALASFLQARARGGIWLLRIDDIDRPRVVPGAADRIRQTLEYFGLTWDGPVTSQSTHLDDYRQALGQLVDRGLTYRCTCSRKQLRMNPGDDGETGIYLGHCRDATRHPEQAHALRLRAGGRIVAFNDKLQGRYQQDFSREIGDFIVRRRDDVYAYHLATVVDDARSGISEVLRGSDLLAATPCQIILQQELGLPTPDYLHIPVVTDRTGVKLSKQTGAAAVPLARPSATLYRLLTMLRQNPPADLSEAPKEALLDWAIRHWDVSRLKEDGLSST; translated from the coding sequence TTGCTCGACACCGCCGACACGGGAAGTACGACATCTCCGCCGCCTTACCGGGGCCGGTTCGCACCATCGCCGACCGGTCCCCTGCATCTCGGCTCCCTTTACACCGCTCTGGCGAGCTTTCTACAGGCGCGCGCGCGAGGCGGGATTTGGCTGCTGCGCATAGACGACATCGACCGGCCCCGCGTCGTGCCCGGCGCGGCCGACAGGATACGGCAGACCCTCGAATACTTCGGCTTGACCTGGGACGGCCCCGTCACTTCGCAGAGTACCCATCTCGACGACTATCGCCAGGCATTGGGCCAACTCGTCGACCGGGGCCTGACCTACCGCTGCACTTGCTCCCGCAAGCAGTTGCGGATGAACCCGGGTGACGATGGGGAGACCGGTATCTACCTCGGCCATTGCCGGGACGCGACACGCCATCCCGAGCAGGCGCATGCCTTGCGGTTGCGCGCCGGGGGACGCATCGTCGCTTTCAATGACAAACTGCAGGGACGCTATCAACAGGATTTCAGCCGCGAAATCGGGGATTTCATCGTGCGCCGACGCGACGACGTCTACGCCTATCACCTGGCCACCGTCGTCGACGACGCACGATCCGGAATAAGCGAGGTGCTCCGCGGATCGGATCTGCTGGCCGCCACGCCGTGCCAGATCATCCTGCAGCAGGAACTGGGCCTGCCCACCCCCGACTATCTGCACATACCCGTGGTCACCGACCGGACCGGCGTCAAGCTCAGCAAACAGACCGGCGCCGCGGCCGTTCCGCTCGCCCGGCCGTCCGCCACGCTGTACCGACTACTGACGATGTTGCGGCAGAATCCCCCGGCCGATTTGTCGGAAGCGCCCAAGGAAGCGCTCCTGGATTGGGCGATCAGGCATTGGGACGTCAGCCGCCTGAAGGAAGACGGCCTTTCGTCCACATAA
- a CDS encoding SRPBCC family protein has product MSILAIVLALFLTAILIGMRLPKTHAAASRIRLPVPPERVFAVITDFEAYPLWRPGLDRVESGPELDGLPSWYEFCTRDLRVQFRVTAWQPPHHLRTRLVADELPLSGAWDYDLAREDCGGTVLTITGRDKIHHPLLRFFTRYFLSYHGAMDIYLIALARHFGIAAVPEHLSLKPADDALAD; this is encoded by the coding sequence ATGAGCATCCTGGCCATCGTGCTGGCTCTATTCCTGACCGCCATCCTCATCGGGATGCGCCTGCCCAAGACCCACGCCGCGGCGAGCCGCATACGGCTGCCCGTGCCGCCCGAACGGGTATTTGCGGTCATCACCGACTTCGAGGCCTACCCGCTGTGGCGCCCCGGCCTGGACAGGGTCGAATCCGGACCGGAGCTGGACGGCCTGCCTTCCTGGTACGAATTCTGTACCCGCGATCTCCGCGTACAGTTCCGGGTGACGGCTTGGCAGCCACCGCATCACCTGCGCACACGGCTCGTTGCGGACGAGCTGCCCTTGAGTGGGGCCTGGGACTACGACCTGGCGCGCGAAGATTGCGGCGGCACCGTGTTGACCATCACCGGGCGGGACAAGATTCACCACCCCCTCTTGCGCTTCTTCACGCGCTACTTCCTGTCCTATCACGGAGCGATGGACATCTATCTGATCGCCCTGGCTCGACATTTCGGCATCGCAGCGGTCCCCGAGCATTTGAGTCTGAAACCGGCCGACGACGCCCTCGCGGACTAA
- a CDS encoding cell wall metabolism sensor histidine kinase WalK — translation MLRVRLALVLGLTLAFVVFLVLVLFRGTDRVAVYFHRTQTAYEVFDRYQDLSHEAYRHFKQRMDLHLLDGPNSRSDVDLSRQRVSAAIERLRDTVAGSRNEEVPSGAAAQPTSLEYVAKLTAFLESAMYRFDEAETLRRSGKRQESLALLSSILDEDIDHNFQPLIDAAIAAEREQALISRERLVALVDKLQWAGTLAASFAAVFSITAGTLLFRSIRRPIEALMRGTDEIAAGNMDYRIALETRDEFGYLARHFDQMAEGLQRQQENLQEASNVLEQKVDERTRQLHRAIEEQRRMDDARRQFFADISHELRTPLTVIRGEAEVTLRGRDRDAEEYKETLYRVQELAVQLSKLVNDLLFLARAETATLQFERERVDLNGLVANVAEDIEVLAYDKSIAVELDNVPAPVWVWGDKQRLRQVLFVLGDNACRYSRPNGRIAITLRTDGRVATLTVNDQGIGIAPHELELIFDRYYRSTNARRSAEDGTGLGLPVAKTIVKAHGGEISASSAEGAGTTFIVKLPQVQESET, via the coding sequence ATGCTGAGAGTCCGCTTGGCTCTGGTCCTGGGGCTCACGCTGGCATTCGTGGTGTTCCTGGTGCTGGTGCTGTTCCGCGGGACGGACCGGGTTGCGGTTTATTTCCATCGTACCCAGACAGCTTACGAGGTATTCGACCGTTACCAGGATTTGTCCCACGAGGCCTACCGGCACTTCAAACAGCGCATGGATTTGCATCTGCTGGACGGTCCCAACAGCCGATCGGACGTGGACTTGTCGCGCCAGCGCGTGTCCGCGGCGATCGAGCGCTTGCGCGACACAGTGGCGGGTAGCCGGAACGAGGAGGTGCCCAGCGGCGCGGCGGCTCAGCCCACCTCGCTGGAATACGTCGCGAAGTTGACCGCTTTCCTGGAGTCCGCCATGTATCGTTTCGACGAGGCGGAAACGTTGCGGCGCAGCGGCAAGCGCCAGGAGTCGCTGGCCCTGCTGTCCAGTATCCTGGACGAGGATATCGACCACAATTTCCAACCCTTGATCGATGCAGCCATCGCCGCCGAACGCGAACAGGCGCTGATTTCCCGGGAGCGCCTGGTGGCCCTGGTGGACAAGCTGCAATGGGCGGGTACGCTGGCGGCGAGCTTCGCGGCCGTTTTCAGCATCACCGCCGGGACCTTGCTGTTCCGCAGCATCCGTCGCCCCATCGAGGCCTTGATGCGCGGTACCGACGAAATCGCCGCCGGCAACATGGATTATCGGATAGCCCTCGAAACGCGGGACGAATTCGGCTATCTGGCCCGGCATTTCGACCAGATGGCGGAAGGTTTGCAGCGGCAGCAGGAAAATCTGCAGGAAGCGAGCAACGTGCTGGAGCAGAAGGTCGACGAACGGACCCGGCAGCTGCACCGGGCGATCGAGGAGCAGCGCCGCATGGACGATGCCCGGCGTCAGTTCTTCGCCGATATCAGCCACGAGCTGCGCACGCCGCTCACCGTCATTCGGGGGGAGGCCGAGGTCACCCTGCGCGGCCGCGATCGCGACGCCGAGGAGTACAAGGAAACCTTGTACCGCGTTCAGGAATTGGCCGTGCAGTTGAGCAAACTGGTCAACGATTTACTGTTTCTGGCCCGAGCGGAGACGGCCACGCTCCAGTTCGAGCGGGAGCGGGTTGATCTGAACGGATTAGTGGCCAATGTAGCGGAAGATATCGAGGTTCTGGCTTACGATAAGTCCATCGCCGTCGAACTGGACAATGTGCCGGCGCCGGTCTGGGTGTGGGGCGATAAGCAGCGCTTGCGCCAAGTACTGTTCGTCCTGGGTGACAACGCCTGCCGTTATTCCCGCCCCAACGGTCGTATCGCCATCACCTTGCGCACCGATGGCCGTGTGGCAACCTTGACCGTCAACGACCAGGGCATAGGCATAGCACCGCACGAGTTGGAACTGATCTTCGACCGTTATTACCGCAGCACCAACGCCCGCCGCTCGGCGGAAGACGGCACCGGTCTGGGACTGCCGGTGGCCAAGACCATCGTCAAGGCCCATGGCGGCGAGATTTCCGCCTCCTCGGCGGAAGGGGCCGGAACCACCTTCATCGTGAAACTGCCGCAAGTTCAAGAAAGCGAGACATAA
- a CDS encoding DMT family transporter gives MYQHIVSIGPGAALAAAFLFGLSVPAAKWLLADVGPWGLAGWLYAGSGLGLTFYRWARRLPATFPEGREWLSLGASTVLGGMVAPVLLMVGLSGQGAASASLLLNAEGVFTTLLAWFWFRENFDTRIAIGMVAIVAGAAVLGVREGGELALSSGAAAVLGACLCWAVDNNVTRKVAHLDAVWLASVKGLVAGAANLGLSAYLGEGWPAWVPAMEALLLGWLSYGVSLTLFVVGLRHLGTARTSAYFSQAPLFGALCSVLLLGEPVDSRLIAAAALMGLGVWLHLTERHSHEHTHDAIEHDHVHVHDEHHQHEHDEPAPPGTRHRHRHRHEPLRHSHPHFPDIHHRHGHRR, from the coding sequence ATGTATCAACATATCGTCAGCATAGGTCCGGGCGCTGCCCTGGCTGCGGCGTTTTTGTTCGGTCTTTCCGTGCCTGCCGCGAAATGGCTGTTGGCGGATGTGGGACCATGGGGTCTCGCAGGCTGGCTCTACGCCGGTTCCGGCCTCGGGCTTACGTTTTATCGCTGGGCCCGGCGCTTGCCGGCGACCTTTCCCGAAGGACGCGAATGGCTTAGCCTGGGCGCCTCCACGGTGCTGGGGGGCATGGTGGCCCCCGTGCTGCTGATGGTCGGCTTGAGCGGGCAGGGTGCCGCATCCGCTTCGTTATTGCTCAACGCCGAAGGCGTATTCACCACCCTGCTGGCCTGGTTCTGGTTCCGCGAGAATTTTGACACGCGTATCGCCATTGGGATGGTCGCCATCGTGGCGGGAGCCGCCGTGTTGGGGGTGCGAGAAGGCGGGGAACTGGCCTTGAGCAGCGGGGCCGCCGCCGTGTTGGGGGCCTGTCTGTGCTGGGCCGTGGATAACAATGTGACACGGAAGGTTGCGCATCTGGATGCCGTGTGGCTGGCCTCGGTCAAAGGGCTCGTCGCGGGTGCGGCCAATCTGGGGCTCTCGGCTTATCTCGGCGAGGGCTGGCCGGCGTGGGTCCCTGCAATGGAGGCCTTGCTGCTGGGATGGCTGAGCTATGGGGTGAGTCTAACCCTGTTCGTCGTGGGTCTGAGGCATTTGGGCACCGCCCGTACCAGTGCGTATTTTTCGCAGGCTCCGCTGTTCGGCGCGTTGTGCTCCGTGTTGCTGCTGGGGGAGCCGGTCGACTCCCGCTTGATCGCCGCCGCCGCGCTCATGGGGCTGGGGGTATGGCTGCATTTGACCGAGCGGCACAGCCATGAGCACACGCACGATGCGATCGAACACGATCATGTCCATGTGCACGACGAGCATCATCAGCACGAGCATGACGAACCGGCGCCGCCGGGAACCCGACACCGCCATCGCCACCGCCATGAGCCGCTGAGGCATAGCCATCCTCATTTTCCCGACATCCATCATCGGCATGGTCACCGACGATAA
- a CDS encoding LysR family transcriptional regulator: MDKLTSMIVFTKVAKAGSFAAAAKELNLSRAMATKHVMQLENSLGIRLLNRTTRNLNLTEVGLVYLERCQQILGDIEETELAVTRLQTEPRGTLKLNATPFFGAYHLAPAIAAYNELYPDVNVELVLQAGQVDLIEEGFDLAIQLEDLHDSSLIARKLGSSQRVVCGAPGYFEKRGIPLTPNDLKKHNCLVNTSMPPRDQWLFSEPESGKQTIVKVSGTLEANVADALRLAAVCGLGLALLPTYMVGQDLSKHRLKAVLTDYIPAPLEIHAVYPHRKHLSAKVRTFVDFLHGRFQPMPSWEEWAMPQQD, encoded by the coding sequence ATGGACAAACTCACCAGCATGATCGTCTTCACCAAGGTCGCCAAAGCGGGCAGTTTCGCAGCGGCGGCCAAAGAATTGAATTTGTCGCGGGCGATGGCGACCAAGCATGTCATGCAATTGGAAAACAGCCTGGGCATACGGCTGCTCAATCGGACGACGCGCAACCTGAATCTGACCGAGGTCGGACTGGTCTACCTCGAACGCTGCCAGCAGATCCTGGGTGACATCGAGGAAACCGAGTTGGCGGTCACTCGCCTGCAGACCGAACCGCGCGGCACGCTCAAATTGAACGCCACGCCTTTCTTCGGCGCCTACCACTTGGCCCCGGCCATCGCGGCCTACAACGAACTCTATCCCGACGTGAACGTCGAATTGGTGTTGCAGGCCGGGCAGGTCGACCTCATCGAGGAAGGTTTCGATCTGGCCATACAGCTAGAAGACTTGCACGATTCCAGCCTGATCGCCCGCAAGCTGGGGAGCTCGCAACGAGTGGTCTGCGGCGCCCCGGGCTATTTCGAAAAACGCGGCATTCCCTTGACGCCCAACGACCTGAAAAAGCACAACTGCCTGGTCAACACCAGCATGCCGCCGCGCGATCAATGGTTGTTCAGCGAGCCCGAAAGCGGCAAACAGACGATCGTCAAGGTGAGTGGTACCCTGGAAGCCAACGTGGCCGACGCTTTGCGGCTCGCCGCCGTTTGCGGGCTGGGACTGGCCCTGCTGCCCACCTATATGGTGGGACAGGACTTGAGCAAGCACCGCCTGAAGGCCGTGCTCACGGACTACATCCCCGCGCCGCTCGAAATCCACGCGGTCTATCCTCACCGCAAGCATCTATCCGCCAAGGTGCGCACCTTCGTGGACTTCCTGCACGGCCGCTTCCAGCCCATGCCTTCCTGGGAGGAATGGGCCATGCCCCAGCAGGACTGA
- a CDS encoding CYTH domain-containing protein, giving the protein MAVEVERKFLLKNDDWRALAREKLPMRQGYLNDEVGCSIRVRTAGDQAWLNIKSVTIGARRLEYEYEIPLADGEDLLDSLARKPLIEKVRHFVDFAGHLWEIDEFAGDNAGLIVAEIELDHPDASYERPDWVGEEVTDDIRYYNTSLSKTPYKDWHANPSSDRDTQD; this is encoded by the coding sequence ATGGCCGTCGAGGTCGAACGCAAATTCCTCTTGAAAAACGACGACTGGCGAGCACTGGCCCGCGAAAAGCTGCCGATGCGGCAGGGCTATCTCAACGACGAGGTCGGCTGTTCGATACGCGTGCGCACGGCCGGCGACCAGGCCTGGCTGAACATCAAGAGCGTCACGATAGGCGCCCGGCGCCTCGAATACGAATATGAAATTCCCCTCGCCGACGGCGAGGACTTGCTGGACAGTCTGGCGCGCAAACCCCTGATCGAGAAAGTGCGGCATTTCGTCGACTTTGCCGGCCATCTGTGGGAAATCGACGAATTCGCGGGCGACAATGCCGGCTTGATCGTGGCCGAAATCGAACTCGACCATCCCGACGCAAGCTACGAGCGCCCGGACTGGGTAGGCGAAGAAGTAACGGACGACATACGCTATTACAACACGAGCCTGTCCAAAACTCCCTACAAGGATTGGCACGCCAATCCCTCGTCGGATCGCGATACGCAAGACTGA